The DNA region CGTTGCCCAAGCCCACTGAGCGGTAGGGGACCTGCAGGAGGTTGTTGGGGTGGAGGGAGGATGGGGTCCGGGGTTCTGGTCCGGGTTAGACCGTAGgagctcttccttctctctcctccacaGGTGATGGAGACCCGCCAGGTGACCAGGAGCCCCCGGGtgcggctgctgctgctgctgttgctgcttgTGCCCTGGGGCACCCGCACTGCCTCAGGTGTGGCCCTGCCTCCTGCCGGGATCTTCAGGTAGGTGCGAGGTCCTGCGAGGGGTGGGAACCCGAGGCGTGCGGAGAGACCCCAGGGAGAGGACAGAGACTGGCCTGAAGGGGCGGAGGGGATGTTAGGGGAGGGCGGACCGAGAATCAGCGAGAGAAAGAGATTCCAAAGGCCGATTCCGAGAAAGGTGTGGAGAGACTCGGTGCGGAAGCGGATTCCTTCTCGGAGCAACGCTTATTGGGTTCTATTTTGCCAGGTGGTGCGCGGAGCGCTGGGGCCCGACAAGTGCGACAAGTGCGTGGGACTCGGTCTGGGTTCTAAGAGTGCTTCCGACCTGGGGAGGGGTGGCGGGGGACAGATACACAGAAACAGAGACACCGATTGAAAGGAGAGGGGACGGGGGCGGGCAGGGAGACCACGGTGCAGTATTGGAGCTTCGAGTTAGACCGCAGGAAGGACCGCCTGCAATGGGCGGGGGCCTGGCCTCAGGTAATGGGTCCTTCCGTCTCCCTACAGTCTCGGCACCCCCGGCCGGGCCTCGTGGGGTCCAGTCACCCCACTGTTGCGGCGGAGTCTGGCGCTGGCGGACGACGCGGCCTTCCGAGAGCGCGCGAGGCTGTTGGCCGCCCTCGAGCGCCGCCACTGGCTGAACTCGTACCTGCacaagctgctgctgctggacgCGCCCTGAGCGCCCCGCCCACCCCACATTAATAAAGACTCTGCGGCGAGCTCGCGCCTGTGCCTCCTTCCAGCGCCacccgagtgtgtgtgtgtgtgtgtgcgtgtgagagCGCGCGGGCAGCACTGAGTCGGCCACTCGGGTGTCTAGCTCAGtcccctctgcctccttctctgggtctctctcctctctgggtGTCTGTCCCCGCCTGTTCACCCTCCTGCTTTCCCACCCTTGTGCAGACCTCCGCCTCTTCTTTTTTCTGCCTCTCAAACTCATCTTCCTTCTTAATCACCCTCCCCGTGTTGTCTCTGCTCTACTTTTCAggacttccttttccttctggtCTCCATTTCTCTCCTTCAGCTCTTATTTTCTCTCAATTTCGCACTTTCCCTCTCTGGTCACCTCTAGGCTTCTCTCTGGGCGCGGAGGAAAGAACGCGGACTCTGGCATCTGAGCCCAGGCTCCCCTGAAACTAGCTTTGAGTCATTGGGAAGGGTTTAAGCTCTGTGCAcctccttttcctcatctgtcattGGGATCAAAtgaaaccccccaaaaaaccttCAACACAGCCTGACACGCAGAAAAACGCTTTTATTAGAAAAGTGTCATTAATTAGCTGCCTCTCGCAGCAGCTCCCAGTAGTTTCTTCTGGATTTCTGAATTGCGACCTTCTTGGGAAACTATCCGGGCCAGTCTCCGGGTGGGTTGGATAGGGGATGGGGAAGACCCCCTGGGTCCAGGTGAAGGAGAAACAAGCAAAATCCACCTCTCCCCCAGAGGCCTGACCGTCCTCCAGCTCCGCCCCTCGATCGAGACCCGACAACTCACTCCTGGCTGCTAGCCGGGCTCACGGAACCCGCGCCGGGTGCGGGGAGGGGCCGAGACAGCTCGTGCGGACCGGGCTCTGGTTGGCCTGAAGAAGAGGGTGGAGCCGAGAATTGGCGTGCAGGGCGAGGGGCGGGGCTGTCAGATTTGTGGAAACGTGCATTTCCGGGAGGCGGTCGGAGTCCCAATTGGCCCTTACTCAGGCTGTGGGGGCGGGACTATGCTTATCTGAGTCAACCGAAAAACCAAGGGTAATCGTAATCCTACAATGGTCTGGTGTTGACACCCCAACCCCCCTGGCTTCGTGCATTCTAgacaagcgctgtaccactgagctacaccccccagccTAACTTGGcctaattttacaaataaagaaacaatactGAAAGAAGCAATTTCCCCAAGTTGTCAGAACTAGTAAGAGACAGGTTAACTGGAATCTAAACTGCACAGTTTCTAAAGTCTAGACTCCCTACTACTCTCAGGAGGAAATGggttaaaatgttaaaactgCAGTTGCTGCATGCCAGCAACTCCCCACTTACTGATAATCCAACCCAGGACctccagtgctctaccactgagctacaccccagtccttttaaaatatggaagcTAAATTGCCagagctgaccttgaatttgggattctgCCTTAGCCGCCCCtccctggggttacaggtgtaccCCACAGGGCCAGGATGCCAGGCACTCATTCTAAGTGCTGCACATGTATTTACTCTTTTAATCTTATGACCTGGCAAGAAAACTCCTGTTGGCTGGACAGCCTGGCAGTTGGGTACctgtgtgggctcttcccatgCTCTAATTTCTCCTGGATCCCTTGCCTAGCAATAAAGGCCTTTTCACAAAATAGTACCTGGAACTCTTTCCCTCTCCACTCCATTTCCAGGAAAACTCGGCCATCCCCAGATTTTATTACTATCACATTTGGACTCCTCCTCCAGACCAGGAGCTCAGGACTGAGGGCACAAGGGTCCAGGCACCAAATGAGCTCTTTCCCCAAACTCACTACTCCCTGTCTTAGGAATGACCCAACTGTCCACCAGGCCTGGACCAGACCCTGGGTGCTGTCCTTGGTCCTTCTCTCTTCACCCTCCTTCACAGCCTGTCAGTTTCCAGCCCC from Urocitellus parryii isolate mUroPar1 chromosome 15, mUroPar1.hap1, whole genome shotgun sequence includes:
- the Pth2 gene encoding parathyroid hormone 2, producing the protein METRQVTRSPRVRLLLLLLLLVPWGTRTASGVALPPAGIFSLGTPGRASWGPVTPLLRRSLALADDAAFRERARLLAALERRHWLNSYLHKLLLLDAP